GGGTCCACGTCTGCACCTCCTCCGGTTCGAGGCCGGACAGGTCGCCCCGGCCCAGATAGACGGAGATGCCGCCGCCCAGCGGCGAGCCCACACCTGTGTCGCCGATGACGAGGTCGTCCTGGCCGGTGCCGTCCCAGTCACCGGAGACGATGGCCGGCCCGCCCCCGAACGTGCCGCCGTCACCGAGGTCGGCGATGTCCTGGGCGCCGTGCAGCACCTGCACCGAGCCGATGCCCGGCTGATCACCGGTGGTGACCCCGGAGATCGCCAAGTCGGCCCAGGAGTCCTCGTTGTAGTTGCCGTGGCTGAGGTTGCGGAACTCGAAGCCGGTGTCCAGCGGTGCGAAGTCCCGTGCCCGAACGCTGCGGTCCGACACCTGCAGCCGCTGCGCCGTCGCGCCGGGCGGGGCGGTGAAGAACAGCAGCGCGTCGTCCGCCAGTACGGCGATCGAGTCGCGCGGATGGGCGTTCGGATCGGCCGGGTCCGGGGCGAAGTACCGGGCCGCTTCGATCCCCCGCCCGAAGTTCGCGCCCGCCCGCAGCTCGTCGGGGTCCTGCAGCCAGGTGCTGTCGGCCCCGTGCAGCCCGGTCGGGGAGCCCCAGAAGACGGTCGCACCGCCCGCGTCGGACAGTCCCCCCAGGTCCTCGCCGGGAACGCCGACGATCACGTCGTCGTACCCGTCGTTGTCCAGGTCCCCGGAGGCTGTGGCGCGCCCGAAGCCGTCGCCGGCCTCGGCGCCGCCGGGTACGCCGGAGGAGTTCTGGTGCAGGACGGTCCGCTTCGTGGTGCTCAGACCGTTCGCCGAGCTGTACTGCACGCTGATGTATCCGGCACCCTTGACGCCGCTGATCGCCGCCCCCGGGGCGCCGATCAGCACGTCGTCGAAGCCGTTGCCGTCGTAGTCGCAATTGCGCTGCTGCCAGCCGATGGACGGGAAGGGCACCGCGGCGTGTGCGGCGGGGGCCTCGAAGACGGCGCCGCCACCGAGGGTGAGGAGTGCCGCGGCCGTAAGGGCCGCGCTTTTGATGTGACGCACAAGAACCTCCGTGGTCTCCTGGGTTGCCAACGGCGTCCCTGCTCAGCCGCGGTGACGGTGCCTGGGAGGCAGCGGAGGTGCGCGGTCGGTTCCCCGGGCGGGACGCCGGAGCACCGACCGGTGCAGGGAGGGAAGTGCCGGGCAACGCTGCCGCGCCCATCGCCGAACGGCGTGGAATCGCGTGCGGCGTCCCCCGTCGGGTACTGCCGTGAGGGCAATGCCGTATTGC
The Streptomyces sp. NBC_00234 DNA segment above includes these coding regions:
- a CDS encoding FG-GAP repeat protein, which encodes MRHIKSAALTAAALLTLGGGAVFEAPAAHAAVPFPSIGWQQRNCDYDGNGFDDVLIGAPGAAISGVKGAGYISVQYSSANGLSTTKRTVLHQNSSGVPGGAEAGDGFGRATASGDLDNDGYDDVIVGVPGEDLGGLSDAGGATVFWGSPTGLHGADSTWLQDPDELRAGANFGRGIEAARYFAPDPADPNAHPRDSIAVLADDALLFFTAPPGATAQRLQVSDRSVRARDFAPLDTGFEFRNLSHGNYNEDSWADLAISGVTTGDQPGIGSVQVLHGAQDIADLGDGGTFGGGPAIVSGDWDGTGQDDLVIGDTGVGSPLGGGISVYLGRGDLSGLEPEEVQTWTQDSPGVPGVAEAGDQWGAELSAGDTDGDGLPDLAVGAPGEDIGTVADAGGVWVMRGAPFGLTDVGVKSFDQNLADIPGVAETSDRWGGQVRLIDADKDGLFGLLAAAPGENTNDGFVWVVPASSTGLVARGTWSYDGARLGAPAADAQFGAAIDE